From Ailuropoda melanoleuca isolate Jingjing unplaced genomic scaffold, ASM200744v2 unplaced-scaffold13295, whole genome shotgun sequence, one genomic window encodes:
- the LOC117797774 gene encoding pregnancy zone protein-like produces MTILSHFLHAPVKGSFSLSFPVESDIAPIARLFIFTVLPDGVLGDSESFEIENCLPNKVDLSFRPAQSLPASHAHLRVSASPQSLCALRAVDQCAARKARR; encoded by the exons ATGACCATCTTGTCTCATTTTCTCCACGCCCCTGTAAAAGGCAGTTTTTCCTTATCCTTCCCTGTGGAGTCAGACATCGCTCCCATTGCTCGATTGTTCATCTTTACCGTTTTACCGGATGGAGTTCTTGGAGATTCAGAGAGCTTTGAGATTGAAAACTGCTTACCCAACAAG GTGGACTTGAGCTTCCGCCCAGCACAAAGTCTCCCCGCTTCCCACGCCCACCTGCGAGTTTCAGCTTCTCCTCAGTCCCTGTGCGCCCTCCGTGCGGTGGACCAGTGTGCTGCTCGCAAGGCCCGACGCTGA